The Aminipila terrae nucleotide sequence TATATTACCATTGATATGCTTCCACTTTCATTCTATGAATACTGCGAAGCAGAACCAAGAGCAACTCTGACAGTAAAAGAGAAATTCAATCAATATCTTAGATACGGTTCTTTTCCATATGTTGCAAGTATGGAACAAAACGATGAGACAGTACGATCCTACATTGATGGTATTTATAATACGATTTTGATAAAAGATGTGGCAAAGAGAGAGGGCATTACTGACATTGTACTGTTAGAAAACATAGTAAAAACTATAGCAAGCAGCATAGGCAGCCCTATTTCAATTAAAAAAATAAGCGATACCATAAATTCGGCTGGAAGAAAAATATCGGTCAATACCGTTGATCATTATGTCCATGCACTTACCGACAGCTATATTTTTTATAAAGCAGATCGATATGACATCAAAGGAAGACAGTATTTAAAAACTTTGAGTAAATATTATTTGGTGGATACAGGGATTCGTAATATGTTGCTGTCATCTGCTGCTTCGGATATAGGTCACTTGATTGAAAATATCGTATATTTGGAATTGCTTCATCGTGGGTACAAAGTGAACATTGGAAAGCTTGCAGAAAAAGAAGTGGATTTTGTTGCAAGTAATATGGATGGTATCACATATTATCAAGTTTCTGCCACTGTATTAGATGAGAAAACATTGGCACGAGAATTGGAACCATTACGAAGGATACCCGATCACTATCCTAAAATACTGCTGACTTTAGATGAAATAGGTGCAGGTGCAAATTATGAAGGAATACGGCAAATAAATTTAATTGAATGGCTTTTGAATAAATAACCAAAGAATAAATTAAATCTCAGATTACGGTCTGAGA carries:
- a CDS encoding ATP-binding protein; its protein translation is MIQRKEYLQQLITNREKQIIKVVTGVRRCGKSTLFSLYINYLKSVGVSDEQIISINLEDIDYEELLNYKSLYQYIKEKLCKDKYNYVFIDEVQNCQQFEKAVDSLFIKENVDVYITGSNAYMLSGELATLLSGRYITIDMLPLSFYEYCEAEPRATLTVKEKFNQYLRYGSFPYVASMEQNDETVRSYIDGIYNTILIKDVAKREGITDIVLLENIVKTIASSIGSPISIKKISDTINSAGRKISVNTVDHYVHALTDSYIFYKADRYDIKGRQYLKTLSKYYLVDTGIRNMLLSSAASDIGHLIENIVYLELLHRGYKVNIGKLAEKEVDFVASNMDGITYYQVSATVLDEKTLARELEPLRRIPDHYPKILLTLDEIGAGANYEGIRQINLIEWLLNK